A genomic window from Melopsittacus undulatus isolate bMelUnd1 chromosome 7, bMelUnd1.mat.Z, whole genome shotgun sequence includes:
- the RNF175 gene encoding LOW QUALITY PROTEIN: RING finger protein 175 (The sequence of the model RefSeq protein was modified relative to this genomic sequence to represent the inferred CDS: inserted 2 bases in 1 codon; substituted 3 bases at 3 genomic stop codons) — MKAKRPQVPQTGLVTLLXMWVVPLYFTIRXYWCRSLFICQTFSVIPIYITFRATCKPLLGRSXQLVYKCFLLIYKLIYPFGILDYLAIMFGFQHDIHEXIKSDGSMDFAVSLFLVDCMYYGVMERDSAEICSDYMAYTICFYNISDIPTRNLSSDICAVCGQKIPVGINEEGIIENTYQLSCNHVFHESYIHGWCLVGKDHACPYCLKKVNSKRMLSNPYSLPSKCF, encoded by the exons ATGAAAGCCAAGAGACCTCAGGTTCCACAGACAGGG CTAGTCACACTGCTGTAGATGTGGGTTGTTCCTCTTTATTTCACCATCAG CTACTGGTGTAGATCCCTGTTCATCTGTCAAACGTTCTCAGTTATCCCAATTTACATCACTTTCAGAGCAACCTGCAAGCCTCTCTTGGGAAGATCATAACA GTTGGTCTACAAATGTTTCCTCCTGATCTATAAACTGATTTATCCATTTGGAATTCTGGATTATCTAGCCATAATGTTTGGATTTCAACATGAt ATTCATGAATGAATCAAGTCTGATGGCTCCATGGATTTTGCTGTGTCACTGTTTCTTGTGGACTGTATGTACTATGGAGTGATGGAGAGAGACTCGGCAGAGATTTGTTCTGACTACATGGCTTACACCATTTGT TTTTACAACATCAGTGACATACCAACAAGGAATTTGTCCAGTGACATCTGTGCAGTCTGTGGACAGAAAATTCCTGTGGGTATAAATGAAGAAGGGATCATTGAAAATACCTACCAGCTGTCCTGTAATCATGT GTTTCATGAATCCTACATCCATGGCTGGTGCCTTGTTGGCAAGGACCATGCTTGCCCATACTGCCTTAAGAAAGTTAATTCAAAGAGAATGTTAAGTAACCCATACTCTCTCCCTAGCAAGTGCTTTTGA
- the TLR2 gene encoding toll-like receptor 2 — translation MTTYTWQVWAIYIVLVVNFSREQETKQTCPSCDTTEICNCSSMGLHFIPPGLTAKTTVLNLAHNRIKHIQSQDLWQAVNLRALLLQSNKISSIDEDSFRSLGKLELLDLSNNSLAHLSPAWFGHLFSLQHLHLQGNSYRDLGQTSLFSNLMNLSSLHLGNPWFSTIRQGNFEGVVLLDKLWIDGGNLSQYEPGSLELIRRINHMIINIRNISIVSAIVRDLLYSVTWLEVRKIDLNEPAETQQLRIMSSSFANKISFKETLITDATVPEIISIVADMPKLEEVEFINCRLVGTGRWKMQIHVNQSQTVKILTIEKLSIEQFYLFTDLQNVEGLVSLLTKVTVENTKVFLVPCRLSQHLRSLEYLDLSSNLLGDQSLEHSACQGGWPSLQTLNLSQNSLSDLGMTGKSLSHLKHLVLLDISQNNFGDIPDVCEWPKTLKYLNLSRTQILKVTTCIPPTLEVLDVSANNLKEFGLQLPFLKELYLTRNQLKTLPDAAPIPNLVAMSVRRNKLNSFSKAELESFKHMELLDASNNNFICSCEFLSFIHHQAGLAQVLVGWPDKYVCDSPLAVRGAQVGAVHLSLMECHRSLIVSLICTLVFLAILSLVAVGYKYHMVWYLRMTWAWLQAKRKPRRAPPKDLCYDAFVSYSENDSDWVENVMVRELEQACPPFRLCLHKRDFVPGKWIVDNIIDSIEKSHKTLFVLSEHFVQSEWCKYELDFSHFRLFDENNDAAILILLEPIQSQAIPKRFCKLRKIMNTKTYLEWPLEEEQQAMFWFNLKIALKS, via the coding sequence ATGACTACATACACCTGGCAAGTATGGGCCATCTACATCGTCTTAGTTGTAAATTTCTCCAGAGAGCAAGAGACGAAGCAGACTTGTCCTTCCTGTGACACTACTGAAATTTGCAACTGCTCTTCCATGGGCTTGCACTTCATTCCACCTGGGCTCACAGCCAAAACCACGGTGTTAAACCTGGCCCACAACAGGATAAAGCACATCCAATCCCAGGACCTGTGGCAGGCTGTGAACCTgagagccctgctgctgcagtccaACAAAATCAGCTCAATAGATGAGGATTCGTTCCGCTCCCTTGGGAAACTGGAGCTCTTGGACTTGTCAAATAACAGCTTGGCTCATTTGTCCCCTGCGTGGTTTGGGCACCTCTTTTCACTCCAGCACCTCCACCTGCAAGGCAACTCCTACAGAGACCTGGGCCAAACCTCCCTGTTTTCTAACCTGATGAACCTGAGCTCTCTCCACCTGGGCAACCCCTGGTTCTCCACAATAAGGCAAGGGAACTTTGAGGGCGTTGTCCTTCTTGACAAGCTGTGGATCGATGGTGGCAACCTCAGCCAGTACGAGCCAGGAAGTTTGGAGCTGATTAGGAGGATAAATCACATGATCATAAACATAAGAAATATTAGCATAGTCTCAGCAATTGTGAGGGACCTTCTGTACTCTGTCACTtggttagaagtgagaaaaattgACCTCAACGAGCCTGCTGAAACACAACAATTGAGAATCATGTCTAGCTCCTTTGCAAACAAAATTTCCTTCAAAGAGACCTTAATAACAGATGCCACTGTTCCTGAGATTATCAGCATTGTAGCAGACATGCCAAAATTAGAGGAGGTTGAGTTTATAAACTGTAGACTGGTGGGAACTGGACGATGGAAAATGCAAATTCATGTAAATCAATCTCAGACTGTTAAAATTCTGACAATAGAGAAATTATCTATAGAGCAATTCTATTTGTTTACAGATCTTCAGAATGTGGAAGGTCTAGTAAGCCTTCTTACCAAAGTCACTGTTGAAAACACCAAGGTCTTTTTGGTACCATGCAGGCTTTCACAACATCTTCGATCATTAGAGTATCTTGACCTTAGTTCAAATTTGCTTGGAGACCAGAGTTTGGAGCACTCAGCCTGTCAGGGTGGTTGGCCGTCACTTCAAACTCTAAATTTAAGTCAGAACTCACTGAGTGACCTAGGAATGACAGGTAAAAGTTTGTCTCATCTGAAACACCTAGTTCTCCTAGACATTAGCCAAAATAATTTTGGCGATATTCCAGATGTGTGTGAATGGCCaaagacactgaaatatttaaacctCTCCAGAACTCAAATTCTTAAGGTAACGACTTGCATTCCCCCAACGCTGGAAGTGTTGGATGTTAGTGCGAACAACCTGAAGGAGTTTGGACTGCAGCTCCCGTTTCTGAAAGAGCTATACCTTACCAGAAACCAGCTGAAGACCTTGCCTGATGCAGCACCCATCCCTAACTTAGTGGCCATGTCAGTCAGAAGAAACAAGCTCAACAGTTTCTCCAAGGCAGAGCTCGAGTCCTTCaagcacatggagctgctggatgcCAGCAACAACAACTTCATCTGCTCCTGTGAGTTCCTCTCCTTCATCCACCACCAGGCAGGACTGGCACAGGTGCTGGTGGGGTGGCCAGACAAGTACGTGTGTGACTCTCCCCTGGCAGTGAGAGGGGCTCAGGTTGGAGCCGTGCACCTCTCGCTGATGGAGTGCCACCGGTCCCTCATTGTGTCGTTGATCTGCACCCTGGTGTTCCTGGCCATTCTCTCCCTCGTGGCTGTCGGCTACAAGTACCACATGGTCTGGTACCTGAGAATGACCTGGGCATGGCTGCAAGCCAAGCGCAAGCCCAGGCGAGCTCCCCCAAAGGACCTCTGCTACGATGCTTTTGTCTCCTACAGCGAGAATGACTCGGACTGGGTGGAGAACGTCATGGTGCGGGAGCTGGAGCAGGCCTGTCCCCCCTTTCGGCTCTGCCTCCACAAGCGGGACTTTGTGCCTGGGAAGTGGATTGTGGACAACATCATCGACTCCATCGAGAAGAGCCACAAAACGCTCTTTGTGCTGTCCGAGCACTTTGTGCAGAGCGAGTGGTGCAAATACGAGCTGGACTTCTCGCACTTCCGCCTCTTTGATGAGAACAACGATGCAGCGATTCTCATCCTTCTGGAGCCCATCCAGAGTCAAGCGATACCCAAGAGGTTCTGCAAGCTGCGGAAGATCATGAACACCAAGACCTACCTGGAGTGGCCTCTTGAAGAAGAGCAACAAGCGatgttttggtttaatttgaaaatagCTCTAAAATCCTAG
- the LOC101878911 gene encoding toll-like receptor 2 type-2, translating to MQYTSDMFRQTKHKSRATYTWQVWAIYIVLVVNFSREQETKQTCPSCDTTEICNCSSMGLHFIPPGLTAKTTVLNLAHNRIKHIQSQDLWQAVNLRALLLQSNKISSIDEDSFRSLGKLELLDLSNNSLAHLSPAWFGHLFSLQHLHLQGNSYRDLGQTSLFSNLMNLSSLHLGNPWFSTIRQGNFEGVVLLDKLWIDGGNLSQYEPGSLELIRRINHMIINIRNISIVSAIVRDLLYSVTWLEVRKIDLNEPAETQQLRIMSSSFANKISFKEILITDATVPETVSIVADMPKLEEVEFINCRLVGTGRWKMQIHVNQSKTIKVMTIEKLYIEEFYLFTDLQNVEGLVSLLTKVTVENTKVFLVPCRLSQHLRSLEYLDLSSNLLGDQSLKHSACRGSLPLLQTLNLSKNSLSDLGMTGKSLSHLKHLVLLDISQNNFGDIPDVCEWPKTLKYLNLSRTQILKVTTCIPPTLEVLDVSANNLKEFGLQLPFLKELYLTRNQLKTLPDAAPIPNLVAMSVRRNKLNSFSKAELESFKHMELLDASNNNFICSCEFLSFIHHQAGLAQVLVGWPDKYVCDSPLAVRGAQVGAVHLSLMECHRSLIVSLICTLVFLAILSLVAVGYKYHMVWYLRMTWAWLQAKRKPRRAPPKDLCYDAFVSYSENDSDWVENVMVRELEQACPPFRLCLHKRDFVPGKWIVDNIIDSIEKSHKTLFVLSEHFVQSEWCKYELDFSHFRLFDENNDAAILILLEPIQSQAIPKRFCKLRKIMNTKTYLEWPSGEEQQEMFWENLKGALKM from the exons ATGCAGTACACAAG TGATATGTtcagacaaacaaaacacaaatcaagAGCTACATACACCTGGCAAGTATGGGCCATCTACATCGTCTTAGTTGTAAATTTCTCCAGAGAGCAAGAGACGAAGCAGACTTGTCCTTCCTGTGACACTACTGAAATTTGCAACTGCTCTTCCATGGGCTTGCACTTCATTCCACCTGGGCTCACAGCCAAAACCACGGTGTTAAACCTGGCCCACAACAGGATAAAGCACATCCAATCCCAGGACCTGTGGCAGGCTGTGAACCTgagagccctgctgctgcagtccaACAAAATCAGCTCAATAGATGAGGATTCGTTCCGCTCCCTTGGGAAACTGGAGCTCTTGGACTTGTCAAATAACAGCTTGGCTCATTTGTCCCCTGCGTGGTTTGGGCACCTCTTTTCACTCCAGCACCTCCACCTGCAAGGCAACTCCTACAGAGACCTGGGCCAAACCTCCCTGTTTTCTAACCTGATGAACCTGAGCTCTCTCCACCTGGGCAACCCCTGGTTCTCCACAATAAGGCAAGGGAACTTTGAGGGCGTTGTCCTTCTTGACAAGCTGTGGATCGATGGTGGCAACCTCAGCCAGTACGAGCCAGGAAGTTTGGAGCTGATTAGGAGGATAAATCACATGATCATAAACATAAGAAATATTAGCATAGTCTCAGCAATTGTGAGGGACCTTCTGTACTCTGTCACTtggttagaagtgagaaaaattgACCTCAACGAGCCTGCTGAAACACAACAATTGAGAATCATGTCTAGCTCCTTTGCAAACAAAATTTCCTTCAAAGAGATCTTAATAACAGATGCCACTGTTCCTGAGACTGTCAGCATTGTAGCAGACATGCCAAAATTAGAGGAGGTTGAGTTTATAAACTGTAGACTGGTGGGAACTGGACGATGGAAAATGCAAATTCATGTAAATCAGTCAAAGACTATTAAAGTTATGACAATAGAGAAATTATATATAGAGGAATTCTATTTGTTTACAGATCTTCAGAATGTGGAAGGTCTAGTAAGCCTTCTTACCAAAGTCACTGTTGAAAACACCAAGGTCTTTTTGGTACCATGCAGGCTTTCACAACATCTTCGATCATTAGAGTATCTTGACCTTAGTTCAAACTTGCTTGGAGACCAGAGTTTGAAGCATTCGGCATGTCGGGGTAGTTTGCCCTTACTACAAACTCTAAATTTAAGTAAAAACTCACTGAGTGACTTAGGAATGACAGGTAAAAGTTTGTCTCATCTGAAACACCTAGTTCTCCTAGACATTAGCCAAAATAATTTTGGCGATATTCCAGATGTGTGTGAATGGCCaaagacactgaaatatttaaacctCTCCAGAACTCAAATTCTTAAGGTAACGACTTGCATTCCCCCAACGCTGGAAGTGTTGGATGTTAGTGCGAACAACCTGAAGGAGTTTGGACTGCAGCTCCCGTTTCTGAAAGAGCTATACCTTACCAGAAACCAGCTGAAGACCTTGCCTGATGCAGCACCCATCCCTAACTTAGTGGCCATGTCAGTCAGAAGAAACAAGCTCAACAGTTTCTCCAAGGCAGAGCTCGAGTCCTTCaagcacatggagctgctggatgcCAGCAACAACAACTTCATCTGCTCCTGTGAGTTCCTCTCCTTCATCCACCACCAGGCAGGACTGGCACAGGTGCTGGTGGGGTGGCCAGACAAGTACGTGTGTGACTCTCCCCTGGCAGTGAGAGGGGCTCAGGTTGGAGCCGTGCACCTCTCGCTGATGGAGTGCCACCGGTCCCTCATTGTGTCGTTGATCTGCACCCTGGTGTTCCTGGCCATTCTCTCCCTCGTGGCTGTCGGCTACAAGTACCACATGGTCTGGTACCTGAGAATGACCTGGGCATGGCTGCAAGCCAAGCGCAAGCCCAGGCGAGCTCCCCCAAAGGACCTCTGCTACGATGCTTTTGTCTCCTACAGCGAGAATGACTCGGACTGGGTGGAGAACGTCATGGTGCGGGAGCTGGAGCAGGCCTGTCCCCCCTTTCGGCTCTGCCTCCACAAGCGGGACTTTGTGCCTGGGAAGTGGATTGTGGACAACATCATCGACTCCATCGAGAAGAGCCACAAAACGCTCTTTGTGCTGTCCGAGCACTTTGTGCAGAGCGAGTGGTGCAAATACGAGCTGGACTTCTCGCACTTCCGCCTCTTTGATGAGAACAACGATGCAGCGATTCTCATCCTTCTGGAGCCCATCCAGAGTCAAGCGATACCCAAGAGGTTCTGCAAGCTGCGGAAGATCATGAACACCAAGACCTACCTGGAGTGGCCTTCtggtgaggagcagcaggagatgtTTTGGGAAAATTTGAAAGGAGCCTTGAAGATGTAG